TTCCATAAGCACTTGTGATTAGTTGGATCCATTTGATTTTTATTGCAGCCTGGACAATTTCAAGAGAAGACATATGACATAGTATCTGCTTTCCAGGTATCTTTTCTTTGTCTATCTTGCTTGCTTCTATTATTGACTGTTTTTATGTTACATTCTATCTTAAGTATGTGTGtggttttcattctttttccAATTTTGTATATTCAGAGTTATGGAGAATTTGTTGGTGGCTCTATAAGTGATGAACAGAGGAAGACTGTCCTTCATAATTCTTGTCCTGGAGCTGGAGCCTGTGGTGGCATGTACACAGCTAATACCATGGCTTCTGCAATCGAAGCTATGGGAATGTCTCTTCCTTACAGGTTAGTTCCTTGAAGACCACATAATAAGATTAGCATACATTCTTCCATATTTATTTATGCTTAAATGTAAATCTTAATCTGTGTATgcttatttgataatttttttttcattttttgaagcTCTTCGATACCTGCTGAAGACCCGTTGAAACTGGACGAGTGCCGGTTAGCTGGAAAGTACCTTGTAGAATTGCTAAAGATGGACTTGAAACCCGGTGACATTATCACTCCAAAATCACTTCGTAATGCGATGGTTACTGTCATGGCTCTTGGGGGATCGACCAACGCTGTATTGCATCTCATTGCTATTGCCAGGTCTGTGGGTTTGGAGTTGACCCTTGACGATTTCCAGAAGGTCAGCGATGCGGTTCCGTTTCTAGCAGACCTTAAACCAAGTGGGAAGTATGTTATGGAAGATATACATAAGGTGCGTGCATCTTTGGATCGTTTTTCTTATAAGTCAATTTGTATTTGTTCATTTTGTGTCATTGTTGTTTGATATACAGATTGGTGGTACACCAGCTGTTCTTCGTTATCTATTAGAAGCTGGGTTTATGGATGGGGATTGTATCACAGGTTTGAACTTTGTAGAATCTTGATATTAACATTTTGGATTGCTTTGTAAAACTGATTacataaatgtttatttttgtgtCTCCTACACAGTCACAGGGCAGACTTTGGCTCAAAATTTAGAAAACGTCCCTCGTTTACCAGAAAACCAGGTCGGTTTTGTTTGAAATGTTACTGGTTATTTCATCATAATCTACGAGCTGTTGATCATTATGATGGATGTTAAGTTATACATTTGTCTGATTTACTTTTTACAATGTCCACCAGGTTATAATTAGACCTGTGTCAAACCCAATAAAAGAGACTGGACACATCCAAATCTTGAGAGGAGACCTTGCACCAGAGGGTTCTGTAGCAAAGATAACCGGCAAAGAAGGGTTATATTTCTCTGGTAATGTTTGATTAGCTCCTTTATACCCCATACTCTAGTTAATCACTTCTAAAATTAAGGCTTATATAAtggaactgtttttttttttttaggtccCGCACTTGTATTTGAAGGAGAGGAATCTATGCTGGCTGCTATATCAGCCGACCCGATGAGCTTTAAAGTAGTTGCCTTTCTGATATGAAGTAGTTTATCTCAAGAGCTGGTTACTTCCTACTATCTGCTGAGATGTGTATATCGTTTTGTTACAGGGAACAGTGGTTGTTATCAGAGGAGAGGGACCTAAAGGAGGTCCAGGCATGCCAGAGATGTTGACACCAACGAGTGCAATAATGGGTGCCGGTCTTGGGAAGGTACACTACTTTTTTTACTTTAGTTTCATCAGTTTCTCTGTTCTAAGTTATAGAAACTCGTTTTCCTTTGTTATGAGCTGAGTAACTGAGATATATCATGCTTGGTTTTGCAGGAATGTGCATTGCTGACTGATGGTAGGTTCTCCGGTGGGTCACACGGTTTTGTTGTTGGCCACATTTGCCCTGAAGCTCAGGTCTGTCTCTCTTCACTGGCTCTCTCTCTGCTTTTGCAATCTTTAAATAAATGTGAAGATGGTAATGTTGAAAGCTTTTCTTGGTTGTCCAGGAGGGTGGTCCAATAGGCCTGGTGAAAAACGGAGACATAATCACAATTGACATAGGAAAGAAGAGAATAGACACACAGGTCTCACCCGAAGAAATGAATGAGCGTAGAAAGAAATGGACTGCTCCTGCATACAAGGTTAACCGCGGAGTTCTATACAAGGTATTTAATGAAAACCACAATTTGTATTGTATTTGTATGTAATgtatctattttttaaattattttgttggaTTAGTTGCTAACTGGATGATATTTGTAATCCTAAAACAGTACATCAAGAACGTGCAATCGGCTTCAGCTGGATGTGTAACTGATGAGTAAGCGAGACATCTTGGAGCTGGTCTGTGATGAGCAGCAGCAGAAAGTAGTGTTGTGTTCTTGAGGTAAAACTGTACGGCTTTGTATTGCATTCTTTTAGTATTGTTGTTAGCTTGGTGACCATATTAGCTTGTTTTGGAGAGTTTGATTTTTGTTAGAACTTTTGATTGTGGTGTTGCGATAAAAACAGATTTGCTGAGTTCCTTCAATAACTAAACAGACCTAATTACTAATACAAGTCCAACCTGTATCGAAACCGCTATTCACATaccatttaatttttattcaagAAACTTTACTACATAAACAAGAGAATTTTACATTTAGACACATTTCAGATTTGCTAATAGACTCAAATACGCAATGTACCTGAGACACATTTTTGTAGAAGTGAATTTACATTGAAAGCCTTCAACCATTGGAAGTGCTAGTAGGCATTCCGCCACTCAGGTTTATCTCTGGTTGTAACAATGATCTGGAGAGTTTGATTTTTGTTAGAACTTTTGATTGTGGTGTTGCGAACAAAGGCAGATTTGCTGAGATCCTTCAATAAAAACATACCAAATTACTAATACAAGTCCAATACAGGCAGGAACTCGTGAGCTTTTTGGTTCATATCATGTCAGTGGGTAAGCATCCTTGTTGATGCAGAGAAAGTAGTTGTCAATACAGGCAGGAACTCGTAAATGAGTGGCTAGATTTGTTAATGGTTTATTTGCCTTGATGTGATAAGGGTGTGCCTCTTCCACGTTTTTTTGAATTGTTACGTGTTGTTAGctcataaacaaaataataatgtttgCCTTAATAGATGCCGAATTACGTGATCAGTATTTTCTGATAATCTGTAAAAACTGCAGTTAACACGATTTCAGATTCTAACCTCTTGAGGGTATCTGTCTTGGTTTTGCTGATCGTATGAGCATTCGGGCTTATCGAGATAACCGAGAAGCATTTTCTGTAGGTAGATTATAACCACAAAGTTTGAGAATGCTGAGTTTATAACCATTCGTATAAGCTGTACACACCTGAGTTGGGGACGTTGGCGTCGTTAGGTGCGTTTGATGACTCAGTATTTGGTTGCAGACGAGTACAGGAGCCTTCGCTCTTCTTGGTTGGCGTCAGTTTTAGATAATcct
This sequence is a window from Raphanus sativus cultivar WK10039 unplaced genomic scaffold, ASM80110v3 Scaffold1100, whole genome shotgun sequence. Protein-coding genes within it:
- the LOC108805680 gene encoding dihydroxy-acid dehydratase, chloroplastic, with the protein product MHTATILSPRATLFPSKPLIPSSHNAHDSPRRRRSTISCSVQPVTADPSPPPTLTNKLNKYSSRITEPKSQGGSQAILHGVGLSDDDLLKPQIGISSVWYEGNTCNMHLLQLSEAVKEGVEKAGMVGFRFNTIGVSDAISMGTRGMCFSLQSRDLIADSIETVMSAQWYDGNISIPGCDKNMPGTIMAMGRLNRPGIMVYGGTIKPGQFQEKTYDIVSAFQSYGEFVGGSISDEQRKTVLHNSCPGAGACGGMYTANTMASAIEAMGMSLPYSSSIPAEDPLKLDECRLAGKYLVELLKMDLKPGDIITPKSLRNAMVTVMALGGSTNAVLHLIAIARSVGLELTLDDFQKVSDAVPFLADLKPSGKYVMEDIHKIGGTPAVLRYLLEAGFMDGDCITVTGQTLAQNLENVPRLPENQVIIRPVSNPIKETGHIQILRGDLAPEGSVAKITGKEGLYFSGPALVFEGEESMLAAISADPMSFKGTVVVIRGEGPKGGPGMPEMLTPTSAIMGAGLGKECALLTDGRFSGGSHGFVVGHICPEAQEGGPIGLVKNGDIITIDIGKKRIDTQVSPEEMNERRKKWTAPAYKVNRGVLYKYIKNVQSASAGCVTDE